GCCCCTCGCTTTCGATCACGGTCGCGTCCCGACCGACCACGAGTGTGACGCGCTCGAGGGCCGAGAGGTCCGTGATCGACAGATCGTACCGGAGCGCGTCGGTGGCGCCGACCCGCTCGACGGTCGCGTCCACCGTCGGCCGCGGTTCGCCAGCATCATCGGTTTCCCCGGTCGCACCGGTGTCCTCGATCGCTCCGGTGTCGCCCGATTGATCGGTAGCGACGATCTCTCCTGCACCGGTGATGGCATAGTCCGCGTCCGCGGACGAAGTCGCGTTCCCGCCGCCAGATTCGACGGCCACCGCGGCGCCGGTCCCGGCGCCAGCGATGACAATCGAAATCGATAATAATATCAGTAGGCGGGAGAACGCAGACGGAGTTATCACCGATCCATACACCTCTTGATGGTGTATATGTCTGATCGAATATATCCCTGTCTCTGAGAGTATTGTTATTGATACTGGTACCCCTCGCTCCGCGGCGTCGTGGCTCGGGGACCCGGGTCGGCGCGTGTGCGGTCCGCCGCGGTGGCGTTCGGCAGGTTGAAACCGCTGAAGGTCGTAGCCCACGGCGATGAGCATCGAAACGGAATCCGGCGAGACCGCCAAGTCGACAGTCGATCAGCTGAGCCGCGACCTCGGTGAGGCGATCGCCGACCTGCCCGCCTACCAGCGCTTCGAGGAAGCCAAGGAGGCAGTGGAGAGCCACGAGGAGGCCCAGGAGAAGATCCGCGAGTTCGAGCAGTTCCGCGAGGAGTTCATGCTGGCCCGACAGACGGGCGACGCGACCCAGGACGACCTGCGCGAGCTACAGGCCAAACAGGAAGCGCTCCACGACATCCCCGTCATGGCCGACTTCCTCCAGGCCCAGAACGAACTGGAACTGCGCCTTCAGGAAGTCAACGAGGCCATCTCGGAGCCGCTGCGCGTCGACTTCGGCCAGAAGGCCGGCGGCTGCTGCGAGGACTGAGGCGAAGCCCGCGGTCGAAATCCTCTTTTGCCGGCCCGGCGCAGCCACGCACATGGTACACAGCGACTGGGGCGACTGG
Above is a genomic segment from Halorientalis sp. LT38 containing:
- a CDS encoding YlbF family regulator; this translates as MSIETESGETAKSTVDQLSRDLGEAIADLPAYQRFEEAKEAVESHEEAQEKIREFEQFREEFMLARQTGDATQDDLRELQAKQEALHDIPVMADFLQAQNELELRLQEVNEAISEPLRVDFGQKAGGCCED